A region from the Alosa alosa isolate M-15738 ecotype Scorff River chromosome 7, AALO_Geno_1.1, whole genome shotgun sequence genome encodes:
- the LOC125297553 gene encoding caspase recruitment domain-containing protein 8-like isoform X2, whose protein sequence is MADELRQERSTENGKDRMDSIGILWWIILCPGSTFWTPTSVSENSARHREKELSMTNSAGCRLFSPPVSSRKNRPTTLASSQFTTAVDKVPEPSNVCGPNVIGEDSSEDTFLDQEDWDSVDNPDWRRDMRGLSDNMAELDISSGKILCQYFKQTNCCKSCEDKAEDTSHWILMEPSVSMETGVPVYKHSSPPGSFECTVSGLRWVCAVEVSLQYHFSDPHVFRAELAMLQYEPIGPLMDIKVLSGELLEAHLPHFACLEGSDSSLREAVRVLHGVDRSVTLEKCELTRFHAKLLKPSFSLTEVLVKFGIPMKAHLDVLIYRTRVTPLVLLTYVVPRDASMIQAVEEDLRETQDAKKIKTHRPDMSIWMHTKFSLKSSASHARSSPPEITLKYIRPPDLFRVVIDKAEDCFDLELISEGQSIWKATLESFEFGETGEMACSHEMPSAASRHSQVMTHREVAYTSRAARTDEEEGKMASMSHKDRLFKIRPDLIKKTSGALLRDLLDELQASPRVISSREAEDVLQRTSVLQDQVTSLIDMVLKKGDRACGIMLSLLKELDSYLYQDLGL, encoded by the exons ATGGCGGATGAGTTGCGGCAAGAGAGAAGTACTGAGAACGGAAAGGATCGTATGGATTCTATTGGGATACTCTGGTGGATTATTCTATGCCCTGGGAGCACTTTTTGGACCCCGACATCCGTTTCCGAGAATTCTGCAAGACACAGGGAGAAGGAGCTTTCTATGACGAACAGCGCTGGATGCCGG CTGTTCTCCCCACCAGTAAGCAGTAGGAAGAACCGGCCGACCACCCTTGCAAGCAGTCAGTTCACCACTGCAG TTGACAAAGTCCCAGAGCCATCAAATGTATGTGGGCCTAACGTCATTGGGGAAGATTCCTCAGAAGACACTTTTCTGGACCAAGAGGATTGGGATTCTGTAGACAATCCTGACTGGAGGAGAGACATGAGAGGACTGTCTGATAATATGGCTGA GTTGGACATTTCATCAGGCAAAATTCTGTGTCAgtatttcaaacaaacaaactgctgCAAATCCTGTGAAGACAAAGCTGAAGACACCTCACACTGGATCCTGATGGAACCCTCTGTTTCCATGGAGACAGGAGTCCCAGTGTATAAACACAGCTCTCCACCAGGAAGTTTTGAGTGCACAGTGTCTGGTTTGCGCTGGGTGTGTGCGGTTGAAGTGTCTCTACAGTATCACTTTAGTGACCCCCATGTATTCAGAGCAGAGCTTGCCATGTTGCAGTATGAGCCAATTGGTCCCTTGATGGACATCAAAGTGCTCTCAGGTGAACTGTTGGAGGCTCATCTGCCCCATTTTGCCTGTCTGGAAGGTTCAGACTCCTCTCTTAGAGAGGCTGTGAGAGTTCTGCATGGGGTTGACCGCAGTGTGACTCTAGAGAAATGTGAGCTGACCCGCTTCCACGCAAAGCTCCTCAAGCCCTCCTTCTCACTGACAGAAGTCCTGGTGAAATTTGGAATCCCAATGAAAGCCCATCTGGATGTGTTAATTTACCGCACCAGAGTGACACCCCTGGTTCTCCTCACATATGTCGTGCCACGGGATGCTTCCATGATTCAGGCCGTTGAGGAGGATTTACGAGAGACACAAGATGCTAAGAAGATCAAAACACATCGACCAGATATGTCCATTTGGATGCACACAAAGTTTAGCTTGAAGTCATCTGCCAGTCATGCTAGAAGTTCCCCACCAGAAATCACCCTAAAATACATCAGACCTCCTGACCTATTCCGGGTGGTCATTGATAAAGCAGAGGACTGTTTTGATTTGGAGCTGATCAGTGAAGGGCAGTCCATATGGAAAGCTACACTGGAAAGCTTTGAATTTGGTGAGACTGGAGAAATGGCATGCAGTCATGAAATGCCCTCAGCAGCATCCAGACATTCCCAAGTCATGACCCACAGAGAGGTGGCTTACACAAGCAGAGCTGCCAGGACTGATGAGGAAGAAGGGAAAATGGCCTCCATGTCACACAAAG ATCGACTGTTCAAGATTCGTCCTGATCTCATCAAGAAAACATCGGGAGCTCTACTCCGAGATCTGTTGGATGAACTTCAAGCTTCGCCTCGTGTGATAAGCAGCAGGGAGGCAGAAGACGTCCTGCAGAGGACCAGCGTGCTGCAGGACCAGGTGACCTCCCTCATCGACATGGTGCTTAAAAAGGGGGACAGAGCATGTGGCATCATGCTCTCCCTCCTAAAAGAACTGGACAG TTACCTTTATCAAGACCTCGGCCTGTAA
- the LOC125297553 gene encoding caspase recruitment domain-containing protein 8-like isoform X3 has product MNRQQRIADIGTDEELSDLLDFSALFSPPVSSRKNRPTTLASSQFTTAVDKVPEPSNVCGPNVIGEDSSEDTFLDQEDWDSVDNPDWRRDMRGLSDNMAELDISSGKILCQYFKQTNCCKSCEDKAEDTSHWILMEPSVSMETGVPVYKHSSPPGSFECTVSGLRWVCAVEVSLQYHFSDPHVFRAELAMLQYEPIGPLMDIKVLSGELLEAHLPHFACLEGSDSSLREAVRVLHGVDRSVTLEKCELTRFHAKLLKPSFSLTEVLVKFGIPMKAHLDVLIYRTRVTPLVLLTYVVPRDASMIQAVEEDLRETQDAKKIKTHRPDMSIWMHTKFSLKSSASHARSSPPEITLKYIRPPDLFRVVIDKAEDCFDLELISEGQSIWKATLESFEFGETGEMACSHEMPSAASRHSQVMTHREVAYTSRAARTDEEEGKMASMSHKDRLFKIRPDLIKKTSGALLRDLLDELQASPRVISSREAEDVLQRTSVLQDQVTSLIDMVLKKGDRACGIMLSLLKELDSYLYQDLGL; this is encoded by the exons ATGAACCGACAACAGCGGATTGCCGATATTGGAACCGATGAGGAGTTGAGTGACCTGCTGGACTTTAGTGCG CTGTTCTCCCCACCAGTAAGCAGTAGGAAGAACCGGCCGACCACCCTTGCAAGCAGTCAGTTCACCACTGCAG TTGACAAAGTCCCAGAGCCATCAAATGTATGTGGGCCTAACGTCATTGGGGAAGATTCCTCAGAAGACACTTTTCTGGACCAAGAGGATTGGGATTCTGTAGACAATCCTGACTGGAGGAGAGACATGAGAGGACTGTCTGATAATATGGCTGA GTTGGACATTTCATCAGGCAAAATTCTGTGTCAgtatttcaaacaaacaaactgctgCAAATCCTGTGAAGACAAAGCTGAAGACACCTCACACTGGATCCTGATGGAACCCTCTGTTTCCATGGAGACAGGAGTCCCAGTGTATAAACACAGCTCTCCACCAGGAAGTTTTGAGTGCACAGTGTCTGGTTTGCGCTGGGTGTGTGCGGTTGAAGTGTCTCTACAGTATCACTTTAGTGACCCCCATGTATTCAGAGCAGAGCTTGCCATGTTGCAGTATGAGCCAATTGGTCCCTTGATGGACATCAAAGTGCTCTCAGGTGAACTGTTGGAGGCTCATCTGCCCCATTTTGCCTGTCTGGAAGGTTCAGACTCCTCTCTTAGAGAGGCTGTGAGAGTTCTGCATGGGGTTGACCGCAGTGTGACTCTAGAGAAATGTGAGCTGACCCGCTTCCACGCAAAGCTCCTCAAGCCCTCCTTCTCACTGACAGAAGTCCTGGTGAAATTTGGAATCCCAATGAAAGCCCATCTGGATGTGTTAATTTACCGCACCAGAGTGACACCCCTGGTTCTCCTCACATATGTCGTGCCACGGGATGCTTCCATGATTCAGGCCGTTGAGGAGGATTTACGAGAGACACAAGATGCTAAGAAGATCAAAACACATCGACCAGATATGTCCATTTGGATGCACACAAAGTTTAGCTTGAAGTCATCTGCCAGTCATGCTAGAAGTTCCCCACCAGAAATCACCCTAAAATACATCAGACCTCCTGACCTATTCCGGGTGGTCATTGATAAAGCAGAGGACTGTTTTGATTTGGAGCTGATCAGTGAAGGGCAGTCCATATGGAAAGCTACACTGGAAAGCTTTGAATTTGGTGAGACTGGAGAAATGGCATGCAGTCATGAAATGCCCTCAGCAGCATCCAGACATTCCCAAGTCATGACCCACAGAGAGGTGGCTTACACAAGCAGAGCTGCCAGGACTGATGAGGAAGAAGGGAAAATGGCCTCCATGTCACACAAAG ATCGACTGTTCAAGATTCGTCCTGATCTCATCAAGAAAACATCGGGAGCTCTACTCCGAGATCTGTTGGATGAACTTCAAGCTTCGCCTCGTGTGATAAGCAGCAGGGAGGCAGAAGACGTCCTGCAGAGGACCAGCGTGCTGCAGGACCAGGTGACCTCCCTCATCGACATGGTGCTTAAAAAGGGGGACAGAGCATGTGGCATCATGCTCTCCCTCCTAAAAGAACTGGACAGTTACCTTTATCAAGACCTCGGCCTGTAA
- the LOC125297553 gene encoding caspase recruitment domain-containing protein 8-like isoform X1, translating into MADELRQERSTENGKDRMDSIGILWWIILCPGSTFWTPTSVSENSARHREKELSMTNSAGCRLFSPPVSSRKNRPTTLASSQFTTAVDKVPEPSNVCGPNVIGEDSSEDTFLDQEDWDSVDNPDWRRDMRGLSDNMAELDISSGKILCQYFKQTNCCKSCEDKAEDTSHWILMEPSVSMETGVPVYKHSSPPGSFECTVSGLRWVCAVEVSLQYHFSDPHVFRAELAMLQYEPIGPLMDIKVLSGELLEAHLPHFACLEGSDSSLREAVRVLHGVDRSVTLEKCELTRFHAKLLKPSFSLTEVLVKFGIPMKAHLDVLIYRTRVTPLVLLTYVVPRDASMIQAVEEDLRETQDAKKIKTHRPDMSIWMHTKFSLKSSASHARSSPPEITLKYIRPPDLFRVVIDKAEDCFDLELISEGQSIWKATLESFEFGETGEMACSHEMPSAASRHSQVMTHREVAYTSRAARTDEEEGKMASMSHKDRLFKIRPDLIKKTSGALLRDLLDELQASPRVISSREAEDVLQRTSVLQDQVTSLIDMVLKKGDRACGIMLSLLKELDSYLYQDLGL; encoded by the exons ATGGCGGATGAGTTGCGGCAAGAGAGAAGTACTGAGAACGGAAAGGATCGTATGGATTCTATTGGGATACTCTGGTGGATTATTCTATGCCCTGGGAGCACTTTTTGGACCCCGACATCCGTTTCCGAGAATTCTGCAAGACACAGGGAGAAGGAGCTTTCTATGACGAACAGCGCTGGATGCCGG CTGTTCTCCCCACCAGTAAGCAGTAGGAAGAACCGGCCGACCACCCTTGCAAGCAGTCAGTTCACCACTGCAG TTGACAAAGTCCCAGAGCCATCAAATGTATGTGGGCCTAACGTCATTGGGGAAGATTCCTCAGAAGACACTTTTCTGGACCAAGAGGATTGGGATTCTGTAGACAATCCTGACTGGAGGAGAGACATGAGAGGACTGTCTGATAATATGGCTGA GTTGGACATTTCATCAGGCAAAATTCTGTGTCAgtatttcaaacaaacaaactgctgCAAATCCTGTGAAGACAAAGCTGAAGACACCTCACACTGGATCCTGATGGAACCCTCTGTTTCCATGGAGACAGGAGTCCCAGTGTATAAACACAGCTCTCCACCAGGAAGTTTTGAGTGCACAGTGTCTGGTTTGCGCTGGGTGTGTGCGGTTGAAGTGTCTCTACAGTATCACTTTAGTGACCCCCATGTATTCAGAGCAGAGCTTGCCATGTTGCAGTATGAGCCAATTGGTCCCTTGATGGACATCAAAGTGCTCTCAGGTGAACTGTTGGAGGCTCATCTGCCCCATTTTGCCTGTCTGGAAGGTTCAGACTCCTCTCTTAGAGAGGCTGTGAGAGTTCTGCATGGGGTTGACCGCAGTGTGACTCTAGAGAAATGTGAGCTGACCCGCTTCCACGCAAAGCTCCTCAAGCCCTCCTTCTCACTGACAGAAGTCCTGGTGAAATTTGGAATCCCAATGAAAGCCCATCTGGATGTGTTAATTTACCGCACCAGAGTGACACCCCTGGTTCTCCTCACATATGTCGTGCCACGGGATGCTTCCATGATTCAGGCCGTTGAGGAGGATTTACGAGAGACACAAGATGCTAAGAAGATCAAAACACATCGACCAGATATGTCCATTTGGATGCACACAAAGTTTAGCTTGAAGTCATCTGCCAGTCATGCTAGAAGTTCCCCACCAGAAATCACCCTAAAATACATCAGACCTCCTGACCTATTCCGGGTGGTCATTGATAAAGCAGAGGACTGTTTTGATTTGGAGCTGATCAGTGAAGGGCAGTCCATATGGAAAGCTACACTGGAAAGCTTTGAATTTGGTGAGACTGGAGAAATGGCATGCAGTCATGAAATGCCCTCAGCAGCATCCAGACATTCCCAAGTCATGACCCACAGAGAGGTGGCTTACACAAGCAGAGCTGCCAGGACTGATGAGGAAGAAGGGAAAATGGCCTCCATGTCACACAAAG ATCGACTGTTCAAGATTCGTCCTGATCTCATCAAGAAAACATCGGGAGCTCTACTCCGAGATCTGTTGGATGAACTTCAAGCTTCGCCTCGTGTGATAAGCAGCAGGGAGGCAGAAGACGTCCTGCAGAGGACCAGCGTGCTGCAGGACCAGGTGACCTCCCTCATCGACATGGTGCTTAAAAAGGGGGACAGAGCATGTGGCATCATGCTCTCCCTCCTAAAAGAACTGGACAGTTACCTTTATCAAGACCTCGGCCTGTAA